One Rosa chinensis cultivar Old Blush chromosome 5, RchiOBHm-V2, whole genome shotgun sequence genomic region harbors:
- the LOC112201427 gene encoding cationic peroxidase 1 translates to MAGQSVSVWVVIVAAVAIVMIPTCTTAQLDTDVYMKACPQALPIIRSVVKLAINREARIGASLLRLHFHDCFVNGCDGSVLLDDTANFTGEKTALPNLNSIRGFGVVDDIKANLNSVCRGNVVSCADILAVAARDSVEILGGPSYSYEVLLGRRDATTTSINDANRNLPPPFFNFPQLLSNFQSHGLDLQDLVLLSAGHTIGLAKCTTFRARIYNETNIDPDFAASLKQGCPVNDGDNNMAPLDSTTAKFDTVYFKALLEKKGLLHSDQELFKGDGSDSDNLVQHYANNPNDFAVDFGASMIKMGNMKPLTGSDGEIRLNCRKIN, encoded by the exons ATGGCTGGTCAATCCGTCTCTGTTTGGGTCGTTATTGTTGCTGCAGTAGCTATTGTGATGATCCCTACGTGTACTACAGCACAACTTGATACCGATGTATATATGAAAGCATGTCCTCAGGCATTGCCGATTATCAGATCAGTTGTCAAATTAGCGATTAATCGCGAGGCACGCATTGGAGCATCGCTACTACGACTTCACTTCCATGACTGCTTTGTGAAT GGGTGTGATGGATCAGTGTTGCTGGATGACACTGCTAACTTCACTGGGGAGAAGACGGCACTTCCAAATCTGAACTCCATTAGAGGTTTTGGCGTAGTCGATGATATTAAAGCAAACCTCAATAGCGTTTGCCGTGGAAATGTGGTCTCATGTGCAGACATCTTAGCTGTTGCAGCTCGTGACTCCGTTGAGATT TTGGGAGGCCCGTCCTATTCCTATGAAGTATTATTGGGTAGAAGAGATGCAACAACTACAAGCATAAATGATGCCAACAGAAACCTTCCTCCTCCGTTTTTCAACTTCCCTCAACTGCTTTCCAACTTTCAATCCCATGGTTTAGACCTACAAGACCTAGTCCTTCTCTCTGCGGGCCATACCATCGGACTAGCTAAGTGCACCACCTTCCGGGCAAGGATTTACAACGAAACCAACATAGACCCTGACTTTGCAGCCTCCCTAAAACAGGGTTGTCCGGTAAACGATGGGGACAACAACATGGCACCTCTGGACTCAACTACAGCGAAATTCGACACTGTTTACTTCAAGGCTTTGCTAGAGAAAAAGGGTCTACTTCACTCTGACCAGGAGCTCTTTAAAGGCGATGGTAGTGACAGTGATAACCTGGTGCAGCATTACGCTAACAACCCGAACGACTTTGCagttgattttggagcttccaTGATCAAGATGGGTAACATGAAGCCTCTCACTGGATCTGATGGTGAGATTAGACTCAACTGCAGGAAAATCAACTAG